The Dethiosulfovibrio peptidovorans DSM 11002 nucleotide sequence TCCATTTCGTCCAGCGAGAGTTCTTTTTCAGTCAGACGGTCCTCCCAAAGGCGAAGTTCGTACCGCCGTCTTTCCTCCACCGTCATGGTGTAGACCTCCGGAACGTCCATAAGGTCCGAGAGCTGATCTCCCACGTAGGGAAGTTTGGGCACTATGGAATACAAAAGAGGCCTGGCGTCCCAGACCCCGCTGAACTGAAGCCCTATAGCCGCTCCGGCCACCCCTACGAGGAGGAATAACAGGAGCATGAGTCTGCGAAGTCCTTTCGACTCGGGTTTCTTCTTTTCTTTACGCTTTCCTTTTCCCTCGTCTATGGGATCCTGTACGTTTCTATCTTCAGCCATATCGGACCTCCGTTATCCTCTGTAGAGTCCCAACACCTTGCGGACGTAGTTTTCCGTCTCCCTGAAGGGCGGTATTCCTCCGTAGGAATCGACCCTTCCGGGACCTGCGTTGTAGGCTGCGAGGGTTTTCTCGAGGTCTCCATTATATTTCTCGGACAACCGAGACAGATACTTGACGCCGCCCTCGATGTTCTGAACGGGGTCGTCCGGGTCGACACCAAGCATTTTAGCGGTGCCCGGCATGAGCTGCATGAGCCCTACGGCCCCTTTCGGGGAGATCGCATCGGGACGCCAGGCCGATTCCACCGAGA carries:
- a CDS encoding MotE family protein, whose translation is MAEDRNVQDPIDEGKGKRKEKKKPESKGLRRLMLLLFLLVGVAGAAIGLQFSGVWDARPLLYSIVPKLPYVGDQLSDLMDVPEVYTMTVEERRRYELRLWEDRLTEKELSLDEMERRLKALSSDLSARKDSLELAEARIASMDQKPESEKELSEIEKADFERVVRTYQEISARRAAKIVESLDPSLAVKILRALPEDDSAKILGRMDAAKAAWLTEQLASKKR